The following DNA comes from Salmo trutta chromosome 15, fSalTru1.1, whole genome shotgun sequence.
ATTCATTGCGCTTTAGAAGAAAGCTGGTCCGGAGAGAAATAAATCAACGTGACTATGGCAGGTATTTATGCTATGAAGGTTCAAAAGTACCAGGAACAAGCAAAAGATTATTTgaaagtaaaaacaaacaaacattttaaatgtaaagTCTGTGGTAAAGATGCCTAGGTTTTAAATCAGACAAATTATTGGCTTGTAAAGTAAAGTTAGAAACTTAAAAGAACTTGTCTATAAATCACTCACTCACATCTGAGAAAGTTGCTTGCTCTAATTCTGTTTATCATGAGCCCATAAATGTGTGATGTATTACACGCCGTGTTGTAGAACACGCTATGGGTACACAACTTTTCCACTGCTATCACAGAAATAATGGCTGCTGCTTCCTTTATAGGAGTTTCCACTAATTAACTCTGGCTAGCCAAGCTACTTTGCGACTTTGTTCACTCAGCAATCTAAAGGTTCCTTTACACAGACAGAATATACTGCTATAgtctatacagtggggggaaaaaagtatttgatcccctgctgattttgtaggtttgcccactgataaagaaaggatcagtctataattttaatggtaggtttatttgaacagtgagagacagaataacaacaaaaatatccagaaaaacgcatgtcaaaaatgttataaattgatttgcattttaatgagggaaataagtatttgacccctctcaatcagaaagatttctggctcccaggtgtcttttatacaggtaacgagctgagattaggagcacactcttaaagggagtgctcctaaccgcagcttgttacctgtaaaaaagacacctgtccacagaagcaatcaatcaatcagattccaaactctcccaccatggccaagaccaaagagctctccaaggatgtcaaggacaagattgtagacctacacatggctggaatgggctacaagaccatcgccaagcagcttggtgagaaggtgacaacatttggtgcgattattcgcaaatggaagaaacacaaaagaactgtcaatatccctcagactggggctccatgcaagatcttacctcgtggggttgcaatgatcatcagaacggtgaggaatcagcccagaactacacgggaggatcttgtcaatgatatcaaggcagctgggaccatagtcaccaagaaaacaattggtaacacactacgcagtgaaggactgaaatcctgcagcgcccgcaaggtctccctgctcaagaaagcacatatacatgcccgtctgaagtttgccaatgaacatctgaatgattcagaggacaactgggtgaaggtgttgtggtcagatgagaccaaaatggagctctttggcatcaactcaactcgccgtgtttggaggaggaggaatgctgcctatgaccccaagaacaccatctccaccgtcaaacatgaaggtggaaacattatgctttgggggtgtttttctgctaaggggacaggacaacttcaccgcatcaaagggatgatggacggggccatgtaccgtcaaatcttgggtgagaacatccttccctcagccagggcattgaaaatgggtcgtggatgggtattacagcatgacaattacccaaaacacacggccaaggcaacaaaggagtggctcaagaagaagcacattaaggtcctggagtggcctagccagtctccagaccttaatcccatagaaaatctgtggagggagatgaaggttcgagttgccaaacgtcagcctcgaaaccttaatgacttggagaagatctgcaaagaggagtgggacaaaatccctcctgagatgtgtgcaaacctggtggccaactacaagaaacgtctgacctctgtgattgccaacaagggttttgccaccaagtactaagtcatgttttgcagaggggtcaaatacttatttccctcattaaaatgcaaatcattttctaacatttttgacatgcgtttttcaggatttttttgttgttattctgtctctcactgttcaaataaacctaccattcaaattatagactgatcatttctttgtaagtgggcaaacgtacaaaatcagcaggggatcaaatactttttccccccactgtataatgACTTAATTCCCACACAGAATTCTTACAGGTTCTAGAACTATGTGGTGCCTCAGTAGTAGTAACTCTGAGTTGTAAATCATTCACAAATGAACAACTTGATTTCAGGCAATACATTCATTGACATCCTGCAATTGATGACATTTGACCTCTTTCTAACACTTCAAAGGTTAATGCCTTGTAGTAAGAGACAGTGATGATGCCAGTCAGTCACTGTGTTGAAAAACCCCACAACATTGCTCAGAGAGAATGGGCTGTGATCTTCAACACCATATTTGTAGAGCTACATTATGGCACACTTATGTTAACAGCCACTTCaatgacaataaaaaaaatgaagtGAGCTCAACAATGAAACCCATGAGCTTTTTCCAACATGGCAGTTTGATCCAGACTTCATCAAACAGAAGCGTTCTTTCCCCTCGCATCAGCAATTAACTGTAGAGGGTTATTACGTCTTTTAGAAAACAAGATACTTTAAGACGTCGCTCTCTGGCAGACATTGTTTTGCTTTCACGGAAAAATTATACACACCATAAAATACCCCTTTTAATTTAATATAGCCGCCCGTCTAGACTAGATTTTCATTTTCATAAATGCTAATTGGCGTTTTATTGTGTCAGTCGATTGAGGTTTGTTTCTATCCTTTGTTTCTACAAGTTTTTGTGATGGTGGTGCAGGGGGTCCACTCCTGAGGCCTGGCCACGGGGTTGTATCTTTCTCCCACTTTTACTTTAGAAAGCCCCAACTTGTTTTCCAAAGCAAGCCATTTcaattgagctatttaaaaaatatatatatataaaaatgtggaTTAGAGTTTTATGTTGATGTAAGGCCCCCTCTATTACATAAGTGTTAATCATTGTTGaaattcagtggtgtaaagtacttaaataaaaatactttataaaGTACcgcttaagtagttttttgtggtaactgtactttactatttatatttttgacacttgtacttttacttcactacattccttaagaaaatagtatacttttactccatacattttccctgacacccaaaagtactcgttacattttaaatgcttagcaggacaggaaaatggtcaaattcacacacttatcaagagaacaatgctgttcatctctactgcctctgatctggcagacttactaaacacaaatgcttggtttgtaaattatgtctgagtgttggagtgtccccCTGTATatcgataaataaataaaaacctaaaatggtgccttctggtttgcttaatataaggaatttgaaattatttgtacttttactgttgatacttaagtatgtttcaaaccaatacttttagacttttactcaagtaatattttgactttgacttttacttgagtaattttctattaaggtatctttacttttactcaagtatcacCACTGTTGAAATCAAATCCTTGAGACCAGATCCCCGGCATTCTGGCTGTTTTCTCACTGAGGACAATATCTGCAGCACCAAACTTCGGCTTCAACTGTCTTGTTTCAAGCTAATTACAATGTCAAAGTGGCTATTTTCAGCGTGGTCAGACACACATAGCCTCTTCCACCTGCTCCCCCTGCTTCCCCCTGCCCCCCCTGCTTCCCCCTGCCCCCCTGCTTCCCCCTGCCCCCCCTGCTTCCCCCTGCTTTCCTCTGCTTCCGACTGCTTTCCCCTGCTTTCACCTGCTCCACCTGCTCCCCATGCTCCCCCTGCTTCCCCCTGCCCCCCCTGCTTCCCCCTGCCCCCCCCTGCTTCCCCCTGCTTTCCTCTGCTTCCGACTGCTTTCCCCTGCTCCACATGCTCCCCCTGCTATCCCCTGTTCCCCCTGCTCCCCATGCTCCCCCCTGCTTCCCCCTGCTCCCCCCTGCTCCCCCTGCTCCCCCCTGCTTCACCTGCTCCCCTGCTCCCCATGCTCCCCCTGCTTTCCCCTGCTCCCTCTGCTTCCCCCTGCTCCTCTGCTCCCACCTTCTCCCCcctgcttccctctgctccccCCTGCCCCACTGCTCCCCCTGCATTCTCCCTGCTCCCCCCTGCTCCCCCCTGCCCCCCTGCTTTACCTGCTCCCCCTGCTTCCCCCTGCTTCCCCCTGCCCCCCTGCTTTATCCTGCTCCCCCCTGCTTCCACCTGCTCCCCATGCTCCCCCCTGCCCCCATGCTCCCCCTGCTTTCCCCTGCTCCCCATGCTCCCCCCTGATTTCCCCTGCTCCTCCTGCTTCCCCCTGCTCCCCCCTGCCCCCATGCTCCCCCCTGCTTTCTCCTGCTCCCCCTGCTTTCCTCTGCTCCCCCTGCCCCCATGCTCCCCCCTGCTTTCCCCTGCTCCCCCTACTTTCCCCTGCTCCCCCTGCTTTCCTCTGCTTCCGACTGCTTTCCCCTGCTCCTCCTGCTTCCCCCTGCTCCCCCCTGCCCCACTGCTCCCCCTGCATTCTCCCTGCTCCCCCCTGCTCCCCCCTGCCCCCCTGCTTTACCTGCTCACCCTGCTTCCCCCTGCTTCCCCCTGCTTTCCCCTGCTCCCCCCTGCTTCCGCCTGCTCCCCATGCTCCCCCCTGCCCCCATGCTCCCCCTGCTTTCCCCTGCTCCCCATGCTCCCCCCTGATTTCCCCTGCTCCTCCTGCTTCCCCCTGCTCCCCCCTGCCCCCATGCTCCCCCCTGCTTTCTCCTGCTCCCCCTGCTTTCCTCTGCTCCCCCTGCCCCCATGCTCCCCCCTGCTTTCCCCTGCTCCCCCTACTTTCCCCTGCTCCCCCTGCTTTCCTCTGCTTCCGACTGCTTTCCCCTGCTCCTCCTGCTTCCCCCTGCTCCCCCCTGCCACCATGCTCCCCCCTGCTTCACCTGCTCCCCCTGCTTTCACCTCCTCCCCCTGCTTTCCTCTGCTTCCGACTgctttctcctgctcctcctgcttCCCCCTGCCCCCATGCTCCCCCCTGCTTTCCCCTGCCCCCCCTGCTTCCCCCTGCTTTCCTCTGCTTCCGACTGCTTTCCCCTGCTTCCCCCTGCTTCCCCCTGCTTTCCCTGCTTCCCCCTGCTTCCCCCTGCTTTCCCCTGCTCCCCCCTGCTTCCCCCTGCTTTCCCCTGCTTTCCTCTGCTCCCCCTGCCCCCATGCTCCCCCCTGCTTTCCCCTGCTCCCCCTACTTTCCCCTGCTCCCCCTGCTTTCCTCTGCTTCCGACTGCTTTCCCCTGCTCCTCCTGCTTCCCCCTGCTCCCCCCTGCCCCACTGCTCCCCCTGCATTCTCCCTGCTCCCCCCTGCTCCCCCCTGCCCCCCTGCTTTACCTGCTCACCCTGCTTCCCCCTGCTTCCCCCTGCTTTCCCCTGCTCCCCCCTGCTTCCGCCTGCTCCCCATGCTCCCCCCTGCCCCCATGCTCCCCCTGCTTTCCCCTGCTCCCCATGCTCCCCCCTGATTTCCCCTGCTCCTCCTGCTTCCCCCTGCTCCCCCCTGCCCCCATGCTCCCCCCTGCTTTCTCCTGCTCCCCCTGCTTTCCTCTGCTCCCCCTGCCCCCATGCTCCCCCCTGCTTTCCCCTGCTCCCCCTACTTTCCCCTGCTCCCCCTGCTTTCCTCTGCTTCCGACTGCTTTCCCCTGCTCCTCCTGCTTCCCCCTGCTCCCCCCTGCCACCATGCTCCCCCCTGCTTTCACCTGCTCCCCCTGCTTTCACCTCCTCCCCCTGCTTTCCTCTGCTTCCGACTgctttctcctgctcctcctgcttCCCCCTGCCCCCATGCTCCCCCCTGCTTTCCCCTGCCCCCCCCTGCTTCCCCCTGCTTTCCTCTGCTTCCGACTGCTTTCCCCTGCTTCCCCCTGCTTCCCCCTGCTTCCCCCTGCTTTCCCTGCTTCCCCCTGCTTCCCCCTGCTTTCCCCTGCTTTCCCCTGCTCCCCCCTGCTTCCCCCTGCTTTCCCCTGCTTTCCCCATGCACCCCCTGCTCCCCCTGCCCCCCTGCTTCCCCCTGCTTTCTCCTGCTCCCCCTGCTTTCCCCTGCTCCCCCCTGCCCCCATGCTCCCCCCTGCTTTCTCCTGCTCCCCCTGCTTTCCCCTGCTCCCCCTGCTTTCCTCTGCTTCCGACTGCTTTCCCCTGCTCCTCCTGCTTCCCCCTGCTTCCCCCCTGCCTCCCCATGGTCCCCCTGCTTTCCCCTGCTTTCCCCTGCACCACCTGCTTCCCCCTGCTTGCCCCTGCTTTCCCCTGCTTTCCCCCTGCTTCCCCCTGCTTCCCCTTGCTTTCCCCTGCACCCCCTGCTTTCCCCTGCTCCCCCTGCCCCCCTGCTTCCCCCTGCTCCCCCCTGCTTCCCCCTGCTTTCCCCTGCACCCCCTGCTTTCCCCTGCACCCCTGCTCCCCCTGCTGTCTCCTGCTTCCTCCCTGCTTCCCCATGCTTACCCCTGCTTTCCTCTGCTACCGACTGCTTTCCCCTGCTTTTCCCTGCTTCCTCCCTGCTTCCCCCTGCCTCCCCATGCCTACTCCACTGTATCTCTCCTTAGCTATTAAAGTCCAGCGGTTCAGattgtcttttttgttgttgttgtctttttcACTTTAAGAGCATGCCTTTAATATTTTTAGTTTGGCTTCACAATGGAACAAGTCAAGTTCTGTGTTTTCTATACCTTTACTAGATTATACTCTAAGCAACAAAATATTCTGGTTAAATGTTATGTTGTATCAGTAATGAATTGATTTACCTTAAGAACAAGTAGTTACCAACTGTGGAACTAAATTATTTATGGTACTTACTGCCAAAGAAAGTAACTGAATTGTGTGTGGCGTTTTGTTGCTCTTGCTTTAGCATAGGCTAACAACGTTTCTAGAAAGCATAGCTAGCTATGACTGTAAGTACTGTAAGTAGTAAGCTGTAGCCAACGTCTGTGGAACAAGGATAGCAGTGGCATGATAATGCGCTAGTATTCAAACTAACTGAGCTTTCTAATTATGACACTACCTCAAAGATCTTGAATGAATCTTTCTCCCAGAGACTCAACCCACCTCATTAAACCAGATCGAACATGATGCCGCAAGTCACTAAAACCTGCATGGAATAGGCCTAGGTTTATGTTTGAGTGAGGACCCATCCCGCCTTCCATTTGTCTCAATACACAGGTTTTAGCAGCAGCCAAGCGTGACGGTCCCCTTCTGACTAGGTTTATGTTACCACGGTAATGTGTACAgcaggggaggctgctgaggagagaacggctcataataatggctgggatggagtaaatggaatggtatcaaaaacatggtttccaggtgtttgatgccattccattcactccattccagacattattataagctgtcctcccctcagcagcctccactggtgtacagaGATATTTTTACTCTAAGCACTGTATATTAATGAACTCTCTTTTTCAACACTTTCTCCTCAATGTCGGGATACTTTACAGAACCCCAGTGCTCTGTATGACTTATTCCTTAGTCATTGCTGGGGCCCTATGTTTTGGatattcaaataaaatgttatttgtcaaatgcgccgaatacaacatgtgtagaccttaccatgaaatgcttacttacaagcccttaaccaacagtgcagttcaagaaacagagttaagtaaatatttactaaatgaaatacaaataaaagtaacacagtAAAATGACATaataataacaaggctatatacatggggccCGGCACCGATATTCACAATATTCACGTCCAATGACCTggatttgaacctttatttaaagcTTTTTAACAAACTGTCCTCTTTTCTTTTTATGTCAGatggtccagcaccatcctcagtgtaacgagtgcgctgagagtcgggaagcaagttcaggaagtgagtgttttaataaataaaataaacaatatacACGAACCACAAACAACGCACCAATATGAAAACAGAGtgaataacacctgaggaaagaaccaaggggaggggCAGATACAGGGAAGATAaccaaggaggtgatggagtccagatgAGGTTCATGAGGAGCAGGTGTgcaagacgatggtgacaggtgtgtgggataatcagcagcctggtgacctagagaccggagagggagtatacatgacagtaccccctccctgacgtgcggctccagccgcaggacccCGTCAAAGGGGACGAAcctggggatcaggagcggaccggtcacccctgctgatgTGCGAGAACCTGACACGCCAGCAGAGGCACAGGAACCTGTCGAGTCAGCTGGGGCGCGGGAACCTGACAGatcggctgaggcaggggagcctggcgagccggctgaggcaggggagcctggcaatCCGGCTGAGGCAGGGAAGCCTGGCAATCCGGCTGGGGCGCGGGAACCTGACAGATCGGCTGAGGCAGGGAGCCTGGCTATCTGGTTGAGGCAGGGAAGCCTGGCGATCTGGTTGAGGCAGGGAAGCCTGGCGATCTGGTTGAGGCGATCTGGTTGAGGCAGGGAAGCCTGGCGGTCTGGTTGAGGCAGGGAAGCCTGGCGATCTGGTTGAGGCAGGGAAGCCTGGCGATCTGGTTGAGGCAGGGAAGCCTGGCGATCTggttgaggcatgagagcctgtagcaGACGTGGCAGTGTAATTATCCTTTCTGGAAAAAAggcttaaaataaaggttaaatcctAGGTCATGTGACATGATAGCACAAAACACAGGCCCCTAGTCATTGCATACATATTCCAACATGCAGGAAGGGACACCTTAGTTGTGATATAATGGTAATAGCCCTCATGCTTTGCTACAAGGCTTTACTTACTTAATCAGGTCAATTTCTAAATGTCAAACAATAACACCCACtagaaaaggagggagggggagagaaagagagaaagaggagggagggggagagaaagagagaaagaaagggagaataATGGCCGGGGGCAATACTGTAGACTGGGAAAAACATGGGAGTTGTGATGACAACAGGATGTCGAGCTGGCACTTATGGAAAATTTTTACGCATTACATTTTCCTATTGATACAGGTATTTCCAGTTTTGCAGAAATGCAGTTTTACTgcactcgctctctgtctctctgtctctctgtctctctgtctctctctctctctctctttctctctttctctctgtctctctgtctctctgtctctctctctctctctttctctctttctctctctctctctctctctttctctctctctccctccttcccccctccggTGGATGTACATGGTCTCTAGTGTCTAGTTCTCAGGAGAACCACAAGGCTGCACTAAACTCCACATCTTAGCATCGTGAGACAGAAGGGCAtatcaccctgaggaagggaaagaCTTGACTGTACTGTGaaactgagaaagagagaaaaaaagggagagagagagagagatttagatacagttgaagtcagaagtttacatgcacttaggttggagtcattaaaactcgtttttcaaacactccacaaatttattgttaacaaactagagttttggcaagtcggttaggacatctactttgtgcatgacacaagtaatttttccaacaattgtttacagacagattatttcacttataattcactgtatcacaattccagtgggtcagaagtttacatacactaagttgactgtgtctttaaacagcttggacaattccaggaaatgatggcatggctttagaagcttctgataggctaattgacctaATTTGAGTCgcttggaggtgtacctgtacctgtgcatgtatttcaatgcctaccttcaaactcagtgcctctttgcttgacatcattgggaaaatcaaaagaaatcagccaagacctcagaaaaataattgtagacctccacaagtctggttcatccttgggagcaatttccaaacgcctgaaggtaccacgttcatctgtacaaacaatagtatgcaagtataaaccccatgggacaacgcagccatcaaaccgatcaggaaggagacgcgttctgtctcctagagatgaacgtactttggtgcgaaaagtgcaaatcaatcccagaacaacagcaaaggaccttgtgaagatgctggaggaaacaggtcaaaaggtatgtatatccacagtgaaacgagtcctatattgacataacctgaaaggctgctcagcaaggaagaagccactgctccaaaacctccataaaaaagccagactacggtttgcaactgcacatggggacaaagattgtactttttggagaaatgtcctctggtctgatgaaacaaaaatagaactgtttggccataatgaccatcgttatgtttggaggaaaaagggggggcttgcaaaccgaagaacacctgGTGcgtttcacaaaatagatggcatcatgaggtaggaaaattatgtggatatattgaagcaacatctgaagacatcagtcaggaagttaaagctgggtcgtaaatgggtcttccaaatggacaatgaccccaagcatacttccaaagttgtggcaaaatggcttaaggacaacaaagtcaaggtattggagtggccatcacaaagccctgacctcaatcctgtagaaaatttgtgggcagaactgaaaagcgtgtgcgagcaaggaggcctacacacctgactcagttacaccaggtctgtcaggaggactgggccaaaattcacccaacttattgtgggaagcttgtggaaggcaacccaaaacgtttgacccaagttaaacaatttaaaggcaacgctaccaaatactaattgagtgtatgtaaacttctgacccactgggaatgtgatgaaagaaataaaagctgaaataaataattctctctactattattctgaaatttcacattcttaaaataaagtggtgatcctaactgacctaagacaggacatttttactcggattaaatgtcaggaattgtgaaaaactgagtttaaataacTGAGTTTATATTCAACTGTACAGTACAGGAGGTGTAGTTTGGGTTAACTGATTTAGCGGTTTTAGCTGACAGAGAATAGAGGAACATTTCAAATGTTGTAAATGGAATGTTTATAATCTTGAACAAGCTTTTGGATCAAACAAAAGTGACATAGCTGTATTATTAGCCACAGACAGCCCCATGCCCCAATCCCAGCTACAGTATGTCACAGGTCTGGATGAACCTCCGTGACCTCTCTCACAATCCTTATaatatactgaactaaaatataaatcgGCACGCAACAATTtaattgattttactgagttacagttcatatgaggaaatcagttcattgaaataaattcaatgggccctaatctatggatttcacaggaCTGGGGATACACAATGGCCCTCAGGATCTggtcactgtatctctgtgcattcaaattgccatcgataacatgcaattgtgttcgttgtctgtagcttaagcctgcctataccataaccccaccgccaccatggggcactctgttcacaatgttgacatcagcaaaccgcttgtctacatgacgccatacacgtggtctgcggttgtgaggccggttggacatactggaacttatggtagagaaatgaacattcaattatctggcaacagctctggtgaacattcctgtagtcagcatgccaattgcacgctccctcaaaacttgagatatctgtggcattgtgttgtgtgacaaaactgcacattttaggggccttttattgtccccagcacaaggtacacctgggTAATGATCACCTGGGCAACGagaccgtaacataaatcatgcaaatattaaTAGTGATAAGAAACAGTGAGAACCAATAACTACAGACAACtacaatctaccgtcaaactctaatggtttatttataaacacacggtaatggggtgtgagaaaaggggctgagctggacccaagcaaagaaacaataagccaaaaacacccctaagctagactagcctatttcaagaacagttagctaactaaccaaaaatacagagggtggtccgcccagttctaactagggtacttagacacagtattcctacgggtaatgtatgcccatgggcgacttgtcttggtacccccttttcccaccaaacaaacaatcaaacaacaaaacactactcacaggattaccggacaaatgtgacatgcagttgcaaaaacaaaagagatcgagatcgagagagagagagagagagagagagagagagagagagagagagaggagagagagagagagagagagagagagagagagagagagagagagagagagagagagagagagagagagagagagaggagagaggagagagagagagagagagagagagaatgaacacaaagattgatctcaGATTGAGAATGAGCTTGCGAGATAATgagctggggagaaaacaactgactgggtttttaaaccaggggaaaggggctgtgattgggtgaggaaaggggagcaggtgtcttctgattggggactggttgat
Coding sequences within:
- the LOC115148352 gene encoding fibril-forming collagen alpha chain-like, with the translated sequence MGKQGGSRRQQGEQGCRGKQGVQGKAGGSRGEQGEAGGQGEQGKAGGAGESKGKQGEAGGKQGKAGASRGKQVVQGKAGESRGTMGRQGGSRGKQEEQGKAVGSRGKQGEQGKAGGAGESRGEHGGRGEQGKAGGAGESRGKQGGRGSRGCMGKAGESRGKQGGAGESRGKQGEAGGSRESRGKQGEAGGSRGKQSEAEESRGKQGGAGESRGEHGGRGKQEEQEKAVGSRGKQGEEVKAGGAGESRGEHGGRGEQGEAGGAGESSRKQRKAGGAGESRGSRGKQGGAWGQGEQRKAGGAGESRGEHGGRGEQGEAGGAGEIRGEHGEQGKAGGAWGQGGAWGAGGSRGEQGKAGGSRGKQGEQVKQGGRGEQGGAGRMQGEQWGRGEQGEAGGAGESSRKQRKAGGAGESRGSRGKQGGAWGQGEQRKAGESRGKQGGAGESRGKQGEAGKAGGSRGKQGKAVGSRGKQGEAGGAGESRGEHGGRGKQEEQEKAVGSRGKQGEEVKAGGAGEAGGSMVAGGSRGKQEEQGKAVGSRGKQGEQGKVGGAGESRGEHGGRGSRGKQGEQEKAGGSMGAGGSRGKQEEQGKSGGSMGSRGKQGEHGGRGEHGEQAEAGGSRGKQGEAGGSRVSR